The following proteins are encoded in a genomic region of Candidatus Methylospira mobilis:
- a CDS encoding HypC/HybG/HupF family hydrogenase formation chaperone gives MCLAVPGQILSIEHADDLLLRAGRVSFSGIVKEINLAYVPEAQLGDYVIVHAGFALSVLDEDEALKTLEAIAALDAAE, from the coding sequence ATGTGTTTAGCCGTACCCGGTCAGATTCTGAGCATAGAACACGCCGACGACCTGCTGTTGCGCGCCGGGCGCGTCAGTTTTTCCGGCATCGTCAAGGAAATCAATCTGGCTTATGTGCCGGAAGCGCAGTTGGGCGATTACGTGATCGTGCATGCCGGTTTCGCGCTTTCGGTGCTGGATGAGGACGAAGCGCTGAAAACCCTGGAAGCCATCGCCGCACTGGACGCAGCCGAGTGA
- the hypD gene encoding hydrogenase formation protein HypD, which translates to MKYLDEYRDAKGVNTLVNAIAARVTQPWTLMEICGGQTHAILKYGLDRLLPPQIRLIHGPGCPVCVTAQIKIDQALHMAMQPGVIFCSFGDMLRVPGSRYDLLGVKAQGADVRMVYSPLDALTLARENPDKQVVFFAVGFETTAPSTAMALLQARRFGVGNFSVLVAHVRVPPAMEVLLSAPDNRVQGFLAAGHVCAVMGYWEYEPLAERFRLPIIVTGFEPLDILQGILACVEQLEQGRACVENHYGRAVTHAGNVAAQSLMNQVFMPVDLEWRGLGCIAGSGLGMRPEFKELNADTRFDLSGVAEVEENRCMSGDVLTGRIKPDQCPAFARPCTPEHPLGATMVSSEGACAAYYRYRR; encoded by the coding sequence GTGAAATACCTGGACGAATACCGCGACGCCAAGGGCGTCAACACGCTGGTTAATGCGATCGCCGCGCGCGTGACGCAGCCGTGGACGCTGATGGAAATTTGCGGCGGTCAGACCCATGCGATTTTGAAATACGGGCTGGATCGTTTGCTGCCGCCGCAAATCCGCCTGATACACGGCCCCGGCTGTCCGGTGTGCGTGACCGCGCAGATTAAAATCGATCAGGCGCTGCACATGGCAATGCAGCCCGGCGTTATTTTCTGTTCCTTCGGTGATATGCTGCGCGTACCCGGCAGCCGCTACGATTTGCTCGGCGTGAAGGCGCAAGGCGCCGATGTGCGCATGGTCTATTCGCCGCTGGATGCGCTGACGCTGGCGCGCGAGAATCCGGATAAGCAGGTGGTGTTTTTCGCGGTCGGTTTCGAAACCACCGCGCCGTCCACGGCGATGGCGCTATTGCAGGCCAGACGCTTCGGCGTCGGGAATTTCTCGGTGCTGGTCGCACATGTGCGCGTACCCCCGGCCATGGAAGTGCTGCTGTCGGCGCCGGACAACCGCGTTCAGGGATTTCTGGCTGCCGGCCATGTCTGCGCGGTGATGGGCTACTGGGAGTACGAGCCGCTGGCCGAGCGCTTCCGCTTGCCGATCATCGTGACCGGCTTCGAACCGTTGGATATTCTTCAGGGCATACTGGCGTGCGTGGAGCAACTGGAGCAGGGCCGCGCCTGCGTAGAGAATCACTATGGCCGTGCGGTCACGCACGCGGGCAATGTTGCCGCGCAATCCTTGATGAATCAGGTATTCATGCCTGTTGACCTGGAATGGCGCGGATTGGGTTGCATTGCCGGCAGCGGTCTGGGGATGCGTCCGGAGTTTAAGGAGTTGAATGCGGATACGCGTTTCGATTTGAGCGGCGTCGCCGAAGTGGAAGAGAACCGCTGTATGAGCGGCGACGTGCTGACCGGGCGCATCAAGCCCGATCAGTGCCCGGCGTTTGCGCGGCCCTGTACTCCCGAGCATCCGCTCGGTGCGACGATGGTGTCGTCGGAAGGGGCTTGCGCGGCGTATTACCGTTATCGCCGTTAA
- the hypF gene encoding carbamoyltransferase HypF, whose product MVEIERCRFTLNGLVQGVGMRPFIYRLAHELGLSGWVRNAPDGVLIEVQGPTALIEQFRARLSSEKPVPARIDRCRSAAVPVDTGSADFLVIDSANEGLALSASLPDLASCPACLAELFDPADRRYRYPFVSCSECGPRYSIVESLPFDRERTAMRLFPLCPLCLQEYRNPQDRRFHAQTLSCPVCGPQLSLWSGRGEAPAAADEALRLAVRRLRQGEIVAVKGIGGFQLLANAQNEDAVLRLRLRKHRPAKPFALMMRDLEMARRYCDVSAAEIALLGSSAAPIVLCRRREHAGLAASIAPASGRLGLMLAYSPLHHLLLADFGAPVVATSGNAGGEPICVDEYDALRRLGAIADCLLVHNRPVQRPLDDSVMRVAAGKPLMLRRARGFAPMALELPGCLPPILATGGHLKNTVALALGSQAILSQHLGDLDTTACLTLHRDTQAELGALYRVQPQAVAVDSHPDYAGGRIAEQGALPIIRVDHHYAHALACIAEHGLQAPVLAVVWDGIGLGADGGLWGGEFLRIEAAGYRRIASLWPLRLPGGERAIREPRRAALSVLHELGLETATITDAFEVSELATLTAMLHKGFKSPSTSSAGRLFDALAGLLGVCQINEFEGQAAMALESLAEQADEADALLYPCELLMDASLPRVDWRPLFRALLNDARRGVSPPQLAYRFHASLADAILRAVQQQDIATVVLSGGCFQNRLLLELSNARLQQAGFKVYWPQQIPPNDGGLALGQLAAALINFKQENLRCV is encoded by the coding sequence ATGGTAGAGATCGAGCGATGCCGGTTTACTCTGAACGGCCTGGTGCAGGGCGTCGGCATGCGGCCTTTTATTTACCGGCTGGCGCACGAACTGGGTTTATCGGGTTGGGTGCGCAATGCGCCTGATGGCGTGCTGATCGAAGTGCAGGGACCGACGGCGCTGATCGAACAGTTTCGCGCACGCTTGAGCAGCGAAAAACCGGTGCCGGCGCGTATCGATCGATGCCGCTCGGCGGCTGTGCCGGTCGATACCGGTAGCGCCGATTTCCTGGTGATCGACAGCGCCAATGAAGGATTGGCGCTGTCGGCTTCGTTGCCGGATCTGGCAAGCTGTCCCGCCTGTCTGGCCGAATTGTTCGACCCGGCGGATCGGCGCTATCGTTATCCTTTTGTCAGCTGCAGCGAATGCGGGCCGCGCTACAGCATCGTCGAGTCGCTGCCGTTCGACCGCGAACGCACCGCGATGCGTTTGTTTCCGCTGTGTCCGCTATGTCTGCAGGAGTACCGGAATCCGCAGGACAGGCGATTTCATGCGCAAACCCTCAGTTGCCCGGTCTGCGGGCCGCAGCTGAGTTTGTGGAGCGGGCGCGGCGAGGCGCCGGCGGCAGCCGATGAAGCGCTGCGTCTGGCGGTACGGCGTCTACGGCAGGGCGAAATTGTTGCGGTCAAGGGCATCGGCGGTTTTCAGCTGCTGGCGAATGCGCAGAACGAGGATGCGGTTTTGCGCCTGCGGCTGCGCAAGCATCGCCCGGCCAAACCGTTCGCATTGATGATGCGCGATCTGGAAATGGCGCGGCGTTATTGCGATGTCTCCGCTGCCGAAATTGCGCTGCTCGGTTCCTCCGCCGCGCCGATAGTCTTGTGCCGACGCCGTGAACACGCCGGTCTTGCGGCCTCGATAGCCCCGGCATCCGGACGTCTGGGCTTGATGCTGGCGTATTCGCCGCTGCATCATCTGCTGCTGGCCGATTTCGGCGCGCCGGTCGTCGCCACCAGCGGCAACGCCGGCGGCGAGCCGATCTGTGTCGATGAGTATGACGCGTTGCGGCGGCTGGGCGCGATTGCCGATTGCCTGCTGGTGCATAACCGCCCGGTCCAACGCCCGTTGGACGATAGCGTGATGCGCGTCGCGGCCGGTAAGCCGCTGATGCTGCGGCGCGCGCGCGGCTTCGCGCCGATGGCGCTCGAACTCCCTGGGTGCTTGCCGCCCATACTCGCCACCGGCGGCCATCTGAAAAATACCGTGGCGCTGGCGCTGGGCTCGCAGGCGATACTGAGCCAGCACCTGGGCGATCTGGACACGACCGCCTGCCTGACGCTGCATCGCGACACCCAGGCCGAACTCGGCGCTTTATACCGCGTGCAGCCGCAGGCTGTCGCAGTCGACTCGCATCCCGATTATGCGGGCGGCCGCATCGCGGAACAAGGCGCGTTGCCGATTATCCGTGTCGATCATCATTACGCGCATGCGCTGGCCTGCATCGCCGAGCATGGTTTGCAAGCTCCTGTTCTGGCAGTGGTTTGGGACGGCATTGGGCTGGGTGCAGACGGCGGTTTGTGGGGCGGCGAATTTTTGCGTATCGAAGCCGCCGGCTACCGCCGCATCGCCAGCCTGTGGCCGCTACGCTTGCCCGGCGGCGAACGCGCGATCAGAGAACCGCGCCGCGCCGCGCTGAGCGTGCTGCATGAGCTTGGATTGGAGACGGCAACCATTACGGACGCCTTCGAAGTCTCCGAACTCGCCACCCTGACGGCGATGCTGCATAAAGGCTTCAAGTCGCCGTCAACCTCCAGCGCCGGACGCTTGTTCGATGCGCTGGCCGGATTGCTGGGTGTATGCCAAATCAACGAATTCGAAGGGCAGGCGGCAATGGCGCTGGAGTCGCTGGCCGAACAGGCCGACGAAGCGGATGCGCTGCTTTATCCTTGCGAACTGCTTATGGATGCATCCTTGCCGCGCGTCGATTGGCGTCCGCTGTTCCGGGCGCTGTTAAACGATGCGCGGCGCGGCGTTTCGCCGCCGCAACTGGCTTATCGTTTTCATGCGAGCCTGGCCGATGCGATTCTGCGCGCCGTTCAGCAACAGGACATCGCGACAGTGGTATTATCTGGCGGCTGTTTCCAGAACCGGTTGTTGCTGGAGTTATCGAATGCCCGCTTGCAGCAGGCCGGTTTCAAGGTTTATTGGCCGCAGCAAATACCGCCGAACGACGGCGGATTGGCGTTGGGGCAGCTGGCTGCCGCCTTGATCAATTTCAAACAGGAGAACCTCCGATGTGTTTAG